Below is a genomic region from Rosa chinensis cultivar Old Blush chromosome 5, RchiOBHm-V2, whole genome shotgun sequence.
TGACCAGCCTCCGGTTGTCCTTCCCTGGGTTGAACTAGATGGGCTAGATCTTTCGTTCAACAGGCTTAGTGGGCCATTGTTGGTACCTTCGTCACAATACATGGAACTCTATCACATTTCAAACAACAAATTGACTGGAGAAATTTCACCTTTGATTTGTAATGCGAGTTTTCTTCTTTCCCTTGATGTGTCAAATAACAATTTGAGTGGTATGCTTCCGCGGTGTCTGGAAAACTCAAGTAAACTTATAGTTTTAAGTGCTGGAAACAATTATTTTCATGGCACTCTTCCTCACCAAGGCACCAATGGAAGCCGTTTGAGAATGATTGATGTCAGTCGTAATAAACTGCAGGGGAAATTACCGAGATCATTGGCGAATTGTTTGAAGCTCGAGTCTCTAGTTCTGTCGAGCAATAAGTTCGATGATGTATTCCCCGTTTGGTTGGGAGCTCTTTCAGAATTAAAAGTTTTGGCAATGAGGAATAGTGGGTTCCACGGTGCTATTCCGAGACATCAAAGCAATCATGATGGTTTCCCCAATCTGCGCATCCTTGATCTGTCTCAAAATAATTTTACCGGTCAGTTTGCATTTGAATTCATCATCTCTGGAGAATCAATGAGAGGTATCCATCTAGAAGGATCCGAGTACATGACAACACTTGGAATCGATATTTATGAAAACAGCCATGATTGGTATTTGGAAGCTAGTTACAAACATGACCAATCAATGACGCTGATGAATAAAGGTGTAGAGAGATACTTCCCACAGGTTCGTGAAGACTTTATGATCATCGATCTGTCGAGCAATAGATTTGAAGGCAAGATTCCAGAATTTATTGGGAACCTAAAGGGGCTTCGCTCACTTAATGTATCCAGTAACATTCTAAGTGGCCGAATCCCACCATCCTTGGGAAACTTGACAAATCTCGAAGCTTTGGACCTTTCACATAACAACTTCTCGGGTGAGATCCCTCCATCACTGTTGCAGCTTTCATTCCTCCAACAATTCAGCGTCTCGCACAACAATCTCACAGGTCGAATACCGGTTGGAAACCAGTTTAGTACCTTCGAAGTCACTTCATATGAGGGCAACCTAGGTTTGTGTGGAGTTCCATTGCCAAAGAAATGTTCACGTTCTGAGGAGGGGCCTGAACTTCCACCTTCaacagcagaagaagaagatggagttgAATTGGATTGGAAATTTGCTGCGGCGGGGTTAGTGAGTGGGTTGG
It encodes:
- the LOC112164444 gene encoding putative receptor like protein 25, giving the protein MAIDLSSNRFEGKIPEFIGNLVFEGIPPSLGNLTNLEALDLSHNNFSGEIPPSLLQLSFLQQFSVSHNNLTGRIPVGNQFSTFEVTSYEGNLGLCGVPLPKKCSRSEEGPELPPSTAEEEDGVELDWKFAAAGLVSGLVVGVVLADFVTTRFSERFIEIVAFLIRLMRMPRS